From Peptoanaerobacter stomatis, one genomic window encodes:
- a CDS encoding methyl-accepting chemotaxis protein — translation MFLKKSKNDNMEISKKKFLGIGFKLSSIIAAVLILILGAKTVYDSASNYRYAIKTNESIELEKTRKLALEIESMFNGMYQSAKDMEIIVEQILESPVEERSRNLVIKSLEKITLNNPDIDSIGIFFEPNAFDGKDEQYKTPDNPTGRFGPYAVSSGNTVSMKTIVPKDEAWYTKPMQDKTNVLLPPYTSVSDNLITSLSIPIQHNGNVVGVVVAVLNLDTFQEKIEKIEGVSKNNIKTILARNGTIVANSYDKALLTKNVAENDEGTRNAIENANNDKETMINRKSTLTGDMSKVIYVPIKIKGVDKSWVYSSTNALSSFTAYARYNMYLTIIISIVMILIIILVVSTSIRKMVSFPLSAVQSAIGKMAEYNLDVEEDSLKVRAYRNNNDEIGAMLRSIRLMVDNLKSLITSISSNTQNVAATAEELTATSQSTSESSQEVASAVGNIAQGATSQAQDTQSAAQSIERSNSLLSEMIDILEQLSESTNTIYAKKEEGNEVLKELIEISEENQNIQSKVSEVIFDTNKSTEKISTASEMIQSISDQTNLLALNAAIEAARAGEAGKGFAVVAEEIRKLAEQSAGFTEEIRKVIDELKVKSESAVSMMQSATDMSNKQEEKVNETGKKFEEISTAVENSKKIVDNINSSSKKIEQENQNVIRVVENLSAIAEENAATTQQAAASVDSQTESIQDISKASENLATIATDLQEEVSKFRF, via the coding sequence ATGTTTTTAAAAAAATCTAAAAATGACAACATGGAAATTAGCAAAAAAAAGTTTTTGGGTATTGGATTTAAACTCAGCTCTATAATAGCTGCGGTACTGATTCTTATATTAGGTGCCAAAACTGTCTATGACTCTGCAAGCAATTACAGATATGCTATAAAGACCAATGAATCCATAGAGCTTGAAAAAACTCGTAAACTCGCTTTAGAAATCGAATCTATGTTTAACGGTATGTACCAAAGTGCAAAAGATATGGAAATAATAGTTGAACAAATTTTGGAAAGTCCTGTAGAAGAAAGAAGCAGAAATCTCGTAATCAAGAGTCTTGAAAAAATAACTCTTAACAACCCTGATATAGACTCTATCGGAATATTTTTTGAACCCAATGCCTTCGATGGAAAAGATGAACAATATAAAACTCCAGACAATCCTACAGGAAGATTTGGACCATATGCTGTTTCATCCGGAAATACAGTTTCAATGAAAACAATAGTTCCAAAAGATGAAGCATGGTATACAAAACCTATGCAAGATAAAACCAATGTGCTACTTCCTCCTTATACCTCCGTTTCCGATAATCTTATTACGAGCTTGTCAATCCCCATACAACACAATGGAAATGTAGTAGGTGTAGTAGTAGCTGTTTTAAATTTGGATACTTTTCAAGAAAAAATAGAAAAAATAGAAGGTGTATCCAAAAATAACATCAAAACTATATTGGCACGCAACGGAACAATAGTAGCCAACTCATATGACAAAGCCTTGCTCACTAAAAATGTTGCAGAAAACGATGAAGGTACAAGAAATGCAATAGAAAATGCAAATAATGATAAAGAAACTATGATTAATAGGAAATCCACTTTAACTGGAGATATGTCAAAAGTTATATATGTTCCTATTAAAATAAAAGGCGTAGATAAAAGCTGGGTATACAGTTCTACAAATGCACTCAGTTCATTTACAGCCTATGCAAGATATAATATGTATTTAACAATAATCATAAGCATAGTTATGATTTTAATAATAATACTTGTAGTATCTACATCTATCAGAAAAATGGTAAGTTTCCCACTGTCAGCTGTGCAATCCGCCATAGGTAAAATGGCAGAATATAATCTTGATGTAGAAGAAGATTCTCTTAAAGTAAGAGCATATAGAAACAATAATGATGAAATAGGCGCAATGTTAAGAAGTATCAGACTAATGGTAGATAACCTAAAGAGCCTTATAACTTCTATATCTTCAAATACTCAAAATGTAGCAGCTACTGCAGAAGAGTTGACAGCTACATCACAAAGCACATCAGAATCATCTCAAGAAGTGGCAAGTGCAGTCGGAAATATAGCACAAGGAGCTACATCACAAGCACAAGACACACAAAGTGCTGCGCAAAGTATAGAGCGTTCAAATTCTTTATTAAGCGAAATGATTGATATATTAGAACAACTTTCAGAATCCACGAATACAATATATGCTAAAAAAGAAGAAGGTAATGAAGTTCTTAAAGAGCTTATAGAAATATCAGAAGAAAATCAAAATATACAATCAAAAGTAAGTGAAGTAATATTTGATACTAATAAGAGCACAGAAAAAATATCAACAGCATCAGAAATGATACAATCAATATCAGATCAAACAAATCTTCTTGCACTTAATGCCGCGATAGAAGCTGCAAGAGCAGGAGAAGCAGGTAAAGGCTTTGCAGTAGTGGCAGAAGAAATAAGAAAATTGGCAGAACAATCAGCAGGTTTCACAGAAGAAATAAGAAAAGTAATAGATGAATTAAAAGTAAAATCAGAAAGTGCCGTATCAATGATGCAATCTGCAACAGATATGTCAAACAAGCAAGAAGAAAAAGTAAACGAAACAGGCAAGAAATTTGAAGAAATATCAACAGCTGTAGAAAACAGTAAAAAAATAGTAGATAATATAAATTCTTCATCAAAGAAAATAGAACAAGAAAATCAAAATGTTATAAGAGTAG
- a CDS encoding acetyl-CoA carboxylase carboxyltransferase subunit beta, which produces MKFENIGSKLLSFAKSSTITCSHCKKEVKKSAVEKSNYICPNCNLYFKMPAVSRIKSILDSYDVISKNPDIYDPINFPNYKEKQVDMRKKTDSMEAVLSAVGNIKDERVVVCVMDPNYFMGSMGSYVGEEISRTFIYAKENNLPVVVFSASGGARMQEGIYSLMQMAKTTMAVNEHNEAKLLYISCMTNPTTGGVIASFASIADIIISEPHAHLGFAGPRVIKQTIRQDLPEGFQSAEFLLEHGFLDDIVPRENLKEYIYTLIRLHKNVRTIN; this is translated from the coding sequence ATGAAATTTGAAAATATAGGAAGTAAATTGCTTTCGTTTGCCAAGAGTTCTACTATCACTTGCAGTCATTGTAAAAAAGAGGTTAAAAAAAGTGCTGTAGAAAAATCAAACTATATTTGTCCTAATTGTAATTTGTATTTTAAAATGCCTGCGGTTAGCAGAATAAAGAGTATATTGGATTCGTATGATGTCATATCTAAAAATCCTGATATATATGACCCTATAAATTTTCCTAATTATAAGGAAAAACAAGTTGATATGAGAAAAAAAACTGACTCTATGGAGGCTGTTTTAAGTGCGGTAGGTAATATAAAAGACGAGAGAGTTGTAGTATGTGTTATGGACCCTAATTATTTTATGGGTTCTATGGGAAGTTATGTCGGTGAAGAAATAAGCAGAACATTTATATACGCTAAGGAAAATAATTTACCTGTTGTGGTATTCAGTGCATCAGGTGGAGCAAGAATGCAAGAAGGAATATATTCTCTTATGCAGATGGCTAAGACGACAATGGCTGTAAATGAGCATAACGAGGCTAAATTATTGTATATATCTTGTATGACTAATCCTACAACAGGAGGAGTAATTGCAAGCTTTGCATCTATTGCTGATATAATAATATCAGAACCCCATGCGCATCTTGGTTTTGCAGGACCGAGGGTAATAAAACAAACTATAAGACAAGATTTACCGGAAGGATTTCAAAGTGCAGAATTTTTATTAGAGCATGGATTTTTGGATGACATAGTTCCAAGAGAAAATCTCAAGGAATATATATATACGCTTATAAGATTGCATAAGAATGTAAGAACAATCAATTAA
- a CDS encoding acyl carrier protein produces MFEQVQEIIAEVLGTDKENIKLESNLTDDLNADSLDALDIATQIEDKLSVKIPDEEFTKFQTVKDIVDYLENNK; encoded by the coding sequence ATGTTTGAACAAGTACAAGAGATAATAGCAGAAGTTTTGGGAACTGATAAAGAAAATATAAAATTGGAGAGCAATCTGACAGATGATTTGAATGCTGATTCTCTTGATGCGTTAGATATAGCTACTCAAATAGAAGACAAGTTATCTGTTAAGATACCTGATGAAGAGTTTACAAAATTTCAAACAGTAAAAGATATAGTTGACTATCTTGAAAATAACAAATAA
- a CDS encoding beta-ketoacyl-ACP synthase 3 produces MGLEIKKTSSYLPEKIVENSEFEKYLDTSDEWISSRTGIKVRHFAKNETTSDMISKVCEGFELTEEERSKIKAVIVSSLTPDSLMPNMACHVQNFLGLNEDIFATDINMACSGFAGGVTLIEGILQEGDYGIVIGAEKLSGIINLNDRNTAVLFGDGAGGVLVKKNNDVSACDFGASYSADALKLRDFRESENYVSMDGKKVYRFAVDVITKSIENVLAKLNKKPEDITYFISHQANEKILKSACRKWNVPIDKFPMNLQSVGNTSSASIPLILDEVNKKGMLKKGDEVIFCGFGGGLTWVSYYVKW; encoded by the coding sequence ATGGGGTTAGAAATTAAGAAAACATCATCATATCTACCTGAGAAAATAGTAGAAAACTCAGAATTTGAAAAATATCTTGATACTTCTGACGAGTGGATAAGTTCGAGAACAGGTATAAAGGTAAGACATTTTGCAAAGAATGAAACAACATCTGATATGATTTCAAAAGTATGCGAAGGATTTGAACTTACCGAAGAGGAAAGAAGTAAAATAAAAGCGGTTATAGTTTCAAGTTTAACTCCTGACAGCCTTATGCCTAATATGGCTTGTCATGTGCAAAATTTTCTTGGTCTAAATGAGGATATTTTTGCAACTGATATAAATATGGCTTGCAGTGGCTTTGCAGGTGGAGTTACTCTTATAGAAGGTATTTTACAAGAAGGAGATTATGGGATAGTCATAGGAGCAGAAAAATTATCAGGTATAATAAATTTAAATGACAGAAATACTGCTGTACTTTTTGGAGATGGTGCAGGCGGTGTTTTAGTTAAAAAAAATAATGATGTAAGTGCTTGTGATTTTGGTGCAAGTTATTCAGCAGACGCATTAAAGTTGAGAGATTTTAGGGAATCTGAAAATTATGTAAGTATGGATGGTAAAAAGGTATACAGATTTGCAGTAGATGTAATTACTAAAAGTATAGAGAACGTACTTGCAAAGTTAAATAAAAAACCTGAAGATATAACTTATTTTATATCTCATCAGGCAAATGAAAAAATATTAAAGTCAGCTTGCAGAAAATGGAATGTTCCTATTGATAAATTTCCTATGAATTTGCAAAGTGTAGGGAATACTTCATCAGCAAGTATACCTCTTATATTAGATGAAGTTAATAAAAAAGGTATGCTAAAAAAAGGTGATGAAGTAATATTTTGTGGATTCGGTGGCGGTCTCACATGGGTTTCTTATTATGTTAAGTGGTAG
- the accA gene encoding carboxyltransferase subunit alpha: protein MEQMGYIDNSYAYDTVCRARDKERPKAHEFAENIIKKQIILHGDRFFADDPCVFGGIGLFHRIPVTFIGMRKSKEISENIKFNFGMPNPEGYRKAIRLMEQAEKFSRPVITFIDTPGAYPGIGAEERGQGEAIASCIACMSRLTVPTIAVFTGEGGSGGALAFAVANKVIMMENSIYSVLSPEGFATILWKDASRAKEAASIMKLTAKELFDFGVADDIVKEDDWSSEEAKKRNFLRLDRTIQYHLLKLMDMSKENVLKSKKEKFFSMGEINGVRN from the coding sequence ATGGAACAAATGGGATATATTGACAACTCATATGCTTATGATACGGTGTGTAGGGCAAGAGATAAGGAAAGGCCTAAGGCTCATGAGTTTGCAGAAAATATTATAAAAAAACAAATTATTTTGCATGGAGACAGATTTTTCGCAGATGATCCTTGTGTTTTTGGAGGGATAGGATTATTTCACAGAATACCTGTTACTTTTATCGGTATGAGAAAGAGCAAGGAAATATCTGAAAATATAAAATTTAATTTCGGTATGCCAAATCCTGAAGGATATAGAAAAGCAATAAGACTTATGGAGCAAGCTGAAAAGTTTTCAAGACCTGTTATAACCTTCATTGATACACCGGGAGCATATCCTGGAATAGGAGCTGAGGAAAGAGGCCAAGGAGAAGCTATAGCATCTTGTATTGCTTGTATGAGTAGGCTTACAGTACCTACTATTGCAGTATTTACAGGAGAAGGTGGAAGTGGAGGAGCTTTGGCTTTTGCTGTAGCAAATAAGGTTATAATGATGGAAAACAGCATATATTCTGTGCTTTCACCTGAAGGTTTTGCTACTATATTATGGAAAGATGCAAGCAGAGCTAAAGAGGCGGCAAGCATTATGAAACTTACAGCTAAAGAATTATTTGATTTTGGTGTGGCAGATGACATAGTAAAAGAAGATGATTGGAGCAGTGAAGAAGCTAAGAAAAGAAATTTTTTAAGATTAGATAGAACAATACAATATCATCTGCTTAAATTAATGGATATGAGCAAAGAAAATGTGTTAAAATCAAAAAAAGAAAAATTTTTCAGCATGGGAGAGATAAATGGGGTTAGAAATTAA